The region ATAAGTTACTATCTTTCAATAGACGTCTATTGATATTAAATCCCCACTGAATAAAGCTAGAAGGGACATAGCGAATATCTGAATTAGCAAAAGCTCCTTCTGTTACTAGATTACTCATCCCATAAGCAAATTGAATCTGAAACCTATTGCGTCTATCGCCTACTATTCGATTACCTCTCTGTATGTAGTTTTTTCTACCCATTACAATTGCAGAGCCTGACTGATCCTTAGCAGAATCTCCATATAGTTCCCCTGATTTAATCGAATATTGCACATGACTCTGAACAGTACTAGATAAGCTATCATTTAGATTATTTATAGTATTTTCTAACCTCTTAGACGACTCTAAAGCTAATTTACTCTTTAGATCTTGTACTTCTTCTTCTGTAAGTTTCTTATTCTCGACTAACACATTGAGGGAATCTACCTTAATCTTTAAAGCTTCCTTTTCAGATACTGTACTATTCTGAATCTTTACAGCAATACTAGTTACTTCCCTATTAAATTTTTTTACTTGCCCAGACATACCTAAAGTAGCAAATAAGGCAAGAGCCATAACTAGTGTATTCTTTTGTTTCATAATTGACTAATTAGATAATTCTACAATGACCTTCTTGGTCTTGTCATAAATTTTTTTGATTACAGATTCTCTGTATTCGACCTCTATTTCCCCTTCCACTTGATTCAACAGGTCATCACTACTCACCACTATTTTCTTCGAAGACTTACTCACTACCGGTTCTATGAATACTTCTTGAAGATTTTGTGGTTTTAATGGACTTATTGTATCTACCACTATATCATCATTTGCTAATTGCTTATGTTCTTGCTTCAGTGTATTAATTCCTTCCTGCGTTATCACAGGAGATGTACTAGGTTCACTTATTTTCTCTTGATTATAGATTGTATCTATTTTGGGTATTTCTTGTTCTACTAATGTATTGTCGATTTCTTCCACACTAGGCAATTCTATAGAAGGTATTACCTGATTATCTAAACTCGGATCAATAAATTGTACTACTGAGAATCCTCCAATCAACAAACTAGCTGCTAATCCTATCCACCACATCACATTAGACTTGCTCTTTGCTTTAGCCTGCTGATCTAACTGAGAAGATAATTTATCCCATGCCTGAGAAGAAGGAACTATCTCTCTATCTGCTAAACTGTCTTTCCACTGTTTATCTATTTTATTCCATTCCATACCCCTTGTGTTTTTAAGATTGCTAATTGCTGTTGTAGTAATTTTCTAGCCTGTGCTAACTGAGATTTAGATGTCCCCTCTTGTATTTTTAATAATTCTGCTATCTCTTGGTGTTTATATCCCTCTATTACATATAAATTAAACACCGTTCTACAGCCTTCTGGCAACTGATCTATTAGTAGTTGTATATCCTCAATAGACAGCTCTATATCATCTTCTGCAATTTCTTCTCTTACCTCAACATCTTCTATATAATGAAAGTTTTTCTGTACTCGTAAAAAAGAAATAGATTCATTCACCATGATACGTCTTACCCAGCCTTCGAAATTCCCTTTTCTTTCGAACTTCTCTATATTTGTAAAGACTTTCATAAACCCCGCAATCATCACATCCTCTGCATAGTGAATATCCTTAATGTACTGTCTACAGACAGCAAGCATCTTACCAGACACAAGGTCATAGACTTCCTTCTGCGCAACTCTTTTATGAGCACACAGATCATCTATATAATCCTCTAATTTCTTTTTGTGTAGCCTTATCAACTTCATAATAGTAATCTTCTATTGCTTAAATATAGCTTCTAACCTCCTTATTCAAAGAAGTCTAAAATGTACATAATAAACTGGATTATAACCGAAGTGATAAATAAAATAATACCTTTCATAATATTTAGAATTGCTTATCTATTTACATAGACGCAATTCTAAACAAAAAGGTTGTAAGGAAAGTGAAAAAATTATTTTTTTCTTTCTATTACATAATTTACTAGCGTAAATAGAGCTTCTCTATAAGTAGATTCTGGAAACTCTTGTAGTATACTTAAAGCCTCTTGTTGATACTCTACCATCTTAGTAGTAGCATACTCAAGACCTCCTTTTTGTTTGACGAATGCGATAACTTCTTTCACACGTCTTTTATCTTCATTGTGATTCTTCACAGAATTTATCAACCACTTCTTCTCTTTTGGTTCACAAGTATTCAATGTGTAAATCAACGGAAGTGTCATCTTTTGTTCTTTGATATCTATACCTGTAGGTTTACCAATAGGACCATCAGTATAATCAAACAAGTCATCTTTTATTTGGAATGCCATACCAATCAACTCTCCGAACTTACGCATCTTCTCAATAAGTTCAGCATCATCAGGTTGAACAGAGGCTGCTCCTAAGGCACAACATGCTGCTATAAGCGTAGCAGTCTTCTGGCGAATAATCTCATAATACACCTCTTCAGTGATATCTAAACGTCTTGCTTTCTCTATCTGAAGTAATTCACCCTCGCTCATCTCACGTACAGCCACAGAGATAATACGAAGTAAATCAAAATCACCATTGTCTATAGATAATAGAAGTCCTTTTGCTAATAAGTAATCACCCACTAACACCGCTATCTTATTCTTCCATAAAGCATTTAGTGAGAAAAAACCACGGCGTTTATTACTATCATCCACGACATCATCGTGTACTAAAGTTGCTGTGTGTATTAGCTCTATAACAGAAGCACCTCGATAAGTACGCTCATTAACCTCACCTGCCACCATCTTCGCCACTAGGAATACAAACATAGGACGCATTTGCTTCCCTTTTCTATTCACTATATAGTAAGTGATTCTATTTAGTAAGGCTACCTTAGTAGTCATTGAGTTGCGGAACTTCTTTTCGAAAAGTTCCATCTCACTTTGTATAGGCTGTTTTATTTGCTGTACTATATTCATCGAAATCAAAAATACGACTTTTTTATCTCATTAAATAGTTTCCTTTAGGAGTAAACTATTAAGAAATAGTCAAGTCTTCTATTACACAGAAATTTACTGTTTTTGATTACGATTTATTAGCCAACTGTCCACAAGCTGCATCAATATCTTTACCACGGCTACGACGAACGACTACTGTAATATCGTTGCGCTCTAAAGCTTTGATATAATTATTGGTAGCTTGCTCATCTGCTTGCTGAAACTCTCCGTCGTCAATAGGATTATACTCAATCAAATTTACCTTACATGGTACGTATTTACAGAACTTCACTAGCGCATCTATAGATGCCTTATCATCGTTAATTCCTCTCCAAATCACATACTCATACGTCACGCGACTCTTCGTTTTACTATACCAATACTCTAAAGACTCCCTCAAATCAGTCAGTGGAAAGCTCTTTGTGAAGGGCATAATTTTATTGCGTATCTCTTCGATAGCTGAGTGTAGAGACACCGCTAACTTATATTTTACGCCATCATCTGCTAACTTCTTAATCATCTTAGGAAGTCCTGAAGTAGATACAGTGATACGCTTAGGAGACATTCCTAACCCTTCTTCAGAAGTGATTTTATCTATCGCTGCTTGCACATTGTTATAGTTCATCAGTGGCTCACCCATTCCCATAAACACGATGTTAGATAACGGGTGTCCGTGATTCTTACGACTCTGTTGATCGATAGTTAATACCTGATCATAGATCTCATCAGGATTTAGATTACGCATACGCTTCAGACGAGCAGTAGCACAAAACTCACAGTCTAGGCTACACCCCACTTGTGAAGACACACAAGCCGTAGTTCTCGTTTCTGTAGGGATTAAGACAGACTCTACAATAAGACCATCGTGTAACTTCACACCATTCTTAATAGTACCATCAGAACTAACCTGCATACTATCTACCTTAATGTGATTAATTACGAAGTTTGCATCTAGCATCTCACGTGTAGCCAAAGATAAGTTACTCATATCCTCGAAAGTATGAGCCCCTTTACTCCATAACCACTCGTATACTTGGTTTCCCCTAAATGCTTTATCTCCCTGAGAAACAAAGAAATCTCTTAATTGTTCCTTAGATAAACTTCTGATGTCTTTTTTGTCTATTTGCATGGCGCAAAGTTAATCTCAAATTATCCGACTGCCAAATACTGTAATAAAAATATAACAATATTGTAAGGAAGAATCAATTAAGAATTAGGAATTTAAAATTAGGAATCCGAGACATCTATATCCACAGTAGTATGGGCGTATCACTATACGCCACGCAATCCATACCATGCATATCTCCAATCTATGTCATGCTGACGAAGGAAGCATCACACATATAACTCCACACAGCAACCACAATACTTGCGTTGGCGCAGGTCAGAACGCTAAGAAAGAGTCCAGTGGAATCTTTTAGTTAATGGGACAGGAGGCGTGTTGGCAGAGTAATCCGTGACGTGTATTTTCTCAAAACAATTGCCATGTATATCCACACAATTACATAAAGAAAACATCTAAAAGATGTTTTCGGTGGGCGTAAAGTATTACGCCCCTACCGTTGTGTGCCAATAGTACATAACATCTATCTCCACACAGTAACTGTTATCTGTAAACTATTAACCGTTAACCACTACCTTCTTCACCGCTAGCACATGCTTACACATACCTCTATCTCCCTGATATTTTCCATACCACTCACAAGTACATCTCTCTTGGTCATCATCTAAAATTACCGTAT is a window of Myroides oncorhynchi DNA encoding:
- a CDS encoding RNA polymerase sigma factor, which encodes MKLIRLHKKKLEDYIDDLCAHKRVAQKEVYDLVSGKMLAVCRQYIKDIHYAEDVMIAGFMKVFTNIEKFERKGNFEGWVRRIMVNESISFLRVQKNFHYIEDVEVREEIAEDDIELSIEDIQLLIDQLPEGCRTVFNLYVIEGYKHQEIAELLKIQEGTSKSQLAQARKLLQQQLAILKTQGVWNGIK
- a CDS encoding polyprenyl synthetase family protein produces the protein MNIVQQIKQPIQSEMELFEKKFRNSMTTKVALLNRITYYIVNRKGKQMRPMFVFLVAKMVAGEVNERTYRGASVIELIHTATLVHDDVVDDSNKRRGFFSLNALWKNKIAVLVGDYLLAKGLLLSIDNGDFDLLRIISVAVREMSEGELLQIEKARRLDITEEVYYEIIRQKTATLIAACCALGAASVQPDDAELIEKMRKFGELIGMAFQIKDDLFDYTDGPIGKPTGIDIKEQKMTLPLIYTLNTCEPKEKKWLINSVKNHNEDKRRVKEVIAFVKQKGGLEYATTKMVEYQQEALSILQEFPESTYREALFTLVNYVIERKK
- the rlmN gene encoding 23S rRNA (adenine(2503)-C(2))-methyltransferase RlmN, which encodes MQIDKKDIRSLSKEQLRDFFVSQGDKAFRGNQVYEWLWSKGAHTFEDMSNLSLATREMLDANFVINHIKVDSMQVSSDGTIKNGVKLHDGLIVESVLIPTETRTTACVSSQVGCSLDCEFCATARLKRMRNLNPDEIYDQVLTIDQQSRKNHGHPLSNIVFMGMGEPLMNYNNVQAAIDKITSEEGLGMSPKRITVSTSGLPKMIKKLADDGVKYKLAVSLHSAIEEIRNKIMPFTKSFPLTDLRESLEYWYSKTKSRVTYEYVIWRGINDDKASIDALVKFCKYVPCKVNLIEYNPIDDGEFQQADEQATNNYIKALERNDITVVVRRSRGKDIDAACGQLANKS